The Crocinitomicaceae bacterium genome includes a region encoding these proteins:
- a CDS encoding M23 family metallopeptidase, with amino-acid sequence MKIRTASNPNLAKSIFAETKFIVRCMFCIVSFFFFEDISAQTYTPKNIPYDTYDFHAPMNIDLILAGNFGEMRDNHFHTGLDIKTLGAEGQKLYAIEDGIVSRIRISPWGYGLAVYIDHPNGLTSVYAHMQSFNDEIDSIAYLHQAKNEKYILDEDVRADSIYVKKGQIIGLSGNSGSSSAPHLHFEIRETETEHALNPLLFKCFRVKIPDTTKPTITGIKLYAVTEKGYMIPGKSMYLPCKLLDGKIIVNEGNPIEINSLLTENAFLAFGFNTNDKLNGAGNVCGIYHTELAKDQTTLHEMKIESVDFDHNRFLNTHQDYAEFNDNNRHIHKHFKTVVNPLAMYLKTNGIIAWEQCEGNYTFNAYDAHGNKTTLSFSIQKPTGTFSKNPFEKTDDYFFPDSVNVYLTDDFQVLMEPATFYEPVQKIFKRITDSTKLSNIFQFCENSIPIQERFDVRIKVPALRNNFPIYKLAVGIINDKNKLSYVGGDYVDGWVEANPRNFGKFVLVVDTIAPIITPVDFTEGKIITKFRNMQVTITDNLSGVSEYKAYLNGKWILMEYDRREQRYIIPIDKHSKPLLRTGNNKLRITATDTKGNVTDMAWTVVY; translated from the coding sequence ATGAAAATACGCACTGCATCTAATCCTAATCTTGCAAAATCAATTTTTGCAGAGACAAAATTTATTGTAAGATGCATGTTTTGTATTGTGTCATTTTTTTTCTTTGAAGACATATCAGCACAAACCTATACGCCAAAAAATATTCCGTATGATACCTATGATTTTCATGCGCCCATGAATATTGATTTGATTCTTGCAGGAAATTTTGGTGAAATGCGCGATAATCATTTTCACACAGGATTGGATATAAAAACACTTGGCGCTGAAGGACAAAAACTCTATGCAATTGAAGATGGTATTGTATCACGCATTCGAATTTCACCCTGGGGTTATGGTCTTGCAGTGTATATTGATCATCCAAACGGACTCACCAGCGTGTATGCGCACATGCAATCATTCAATGATGAAATTGATTCAATAGCTTACTTGCATCAGGCAAAAAATGAGAAATATATTTTAGATGAAGATGTACGAGCAGATTCTATTTATGTAAAGAAGGGTCAAATCATTGGCTTATCCGGAAATTCAGGTAGCTCCTCAGCTCCGCATCTTCATTTTGAAATACGAGAAACAGAAACAGAACATGCGCTAAACCCACTTTTATTTAAGTGTTTCCGAGTTAAAATTCCTGACACTACAAAGCCAACCATTACAGGTATCAAACTTTATGCAGTGACTGAAAAAGGATATATGATTCCGGGTAAATCTATGTATCTGCCTTGTAAACTTCTTGATGGAAAAATTATTGTCAATGAAGGCAATCCAATTGAGATTAACAGTCTACTCACTGAAAATGCATTTCTGGCTTTTGGCTTCAATACCAATGATAAATTAAATGGCGCCGGCAACGTGTGTGGTATTTATCATACTGAACTTGCCAAAGATCAAACTACCTTACACGAAATGAAAATAGAATCAGTAGATTTTGATCACAACCGATTTTTAAATACTCATCAAGATTACGCAGAATTCAATGACAACAACCGACACATTCACAAACATTTTAAAACTGTTGTCAACCCACTTGCCATGTATTTAAAAACGAATGGAATTATTGCATGGGAACAATGTGAAGGTAACTACACATTCAATGCGTATGATGCTCACGGGAATAAAACAACTCTGAGTTTTTCAATTCAAAAACCAACAGGCACATTTTCAAAAAATCCATTTGAAAAAACTGATGATTATTTTTTCCCTGATTCTGTCAATGTATATCTAACCGATGATTTTCAAGTACTGATGGAACCCGCTACATTTTATGAACCGGTGCAAAAAATTTTTAAACGCATTACAGATTCAACCAAACTAAGCAACATATTTCAGTTTTGTGAAAATAGTATTCCTATACAAGAGCGATTTGATGTGCGAATTAAAGTACCTGCTTTGCGTAATAATTTTCCGATTTACAAACTGGCTGTTGGTATAATCAATGATAAAAATAAATTGTCTTATGTTGGTGGAGATTATGTTGATGGCTGGGTTGAAGCCAATCCACGAAATTTTGGAAAATTTGTTTTGGTGGTAGACACTATTGCGCCTATTATTACTCCGGTAGATTTTACTGAAGGAAAAATAATTACCAAATTCAGAAACATGCAAGTCACCATCACCGATAACCTTTCAGGCGTTTCAGAATACAAAGCCTACCTCAACGGTAAATGGATTTTGATGGAATACGATCGGCGAGAACAACGCTACATCATTCCGATTGACAAACATAGTAAACCTTTGCTGCGCACAGGCAATAACAAATTACGTATCACCGCAACAGACACCAAAGGAAATGTGACTGATATGGCGTGGACAGTCGTTTATTGA
- a CDS encoding cell division protein ZapA, translating into MDKTSLKIIIAGRTYPLTINKEEEEAVRAAAERINANIQKLQGTYAVKDMQDLLAMTALQLAVQVRHQAEAPTLINPQFEEDIQKIIYKIDAQLH; encoded by the coding sequence ATGGATAAGACATCACTGAAAATAATTATTGCCGGAAGGACTTATCCACTTACAATAAACAAAGAGGAGGAGGAGGCTGTGCGCGCTGCAGCAGAACGTATCAATGCAAATATTCAGAAATTGCAAGGTACCTATGCTGTAAAAGATATGCAAGATTTGCTGGCCATGACAGCACTGCAATTAGCCGTTCAGGTTCGCCATCAGGCTGAAGCTCCCACTCTCATCAACCCTCAGTTTGAGGAAGACATCCAAAAAATAATTTACAAAATTGACGCACAGTTGCACTAG
- the rny gene encoding ribonuclease Y gives MDLISILIGAGAGIVAGIVIMVLLSKTALKAKTEAIRKTAEDEGEAIKKDKILQAKEKFLQLKEEHENAVRSRERTIQSAEDKIKAKEKNLNQKTEETNRKSSELDNLKKEIASQLEAIESKKAEIGKLHQKQVTELSKISGLSPEDAKKQMMEAIKDEARTDAMAYIKEIVDEAKINATREAKKIVVQSIQRVATEQAIENSVSVFNIENDEMKGRIIGREGRNIRALEAATGVEIIVDDTPEAIILSCFDSVRREIARLSLHQLVSDGRIHPARIEEVVAKTKRQLEEEIIETGRRTCVDLGIHGLHPELMRMIGRMKYRSSYGQNLLQHSREVANLCAIMASELGLNAKVAKRAGLLHDIGKVPDDEPELPHAILGMKLAEKYGEKADVCNAIGAHHDEIEMTSMISPIVQVCDAISGARPGARREIAESYIKRIKELETIALNFDGVVQSYAIQAGRELRVMVESEKVNDQRAEELSFIISQKIQNEMTYPGQVKVTVIREKRAVNYAK, from the coding sequence ATGGATCTGATAAGCATACTCATTGGTGCCGGTGCCGGAATAGTGGCGGGTATCGTGATCATGGTGCTTCTCTCCAAAACAGCGCTCAAAGCAAAAACCGAGGCAATACGGAAAACAGCTGAAGACGAAGGAGAAGCCATCAAAAAAGACAAGATTCTTCAGGCTAAGGAAAAATTCCTGCAACTGAAAGAAGAGCATGAAAATGCAGTGCGTTCAAGAGAGCGAACAATTCAAAGTGCCGAAGATAAAATCAAGGCAAAAGAAAAAAATCTCAATCAAAAAACTGAAGAAACCAACCGCAAAAGCAGTGAGTTGGATAATCTGAAAAAAGAAATTGCATCGCAATTAGAGGCCATTGAGAGTAAAAAAGCTGAAATTGGAAAGTTGCATCAGAAACAAGTTACTGAGCTTTCAAAAATTTCCGGTCTTTCACCTGAAGATGCTAAAAAACAAATGATGGAAGCCATCAAAGATGAAGCGCGTACCGATGCAATGGCTTATATCAAAGAGATTGTTGATGAGGCCAAAATCAATGCCACACGTGAAGCTAAAAAAATTGTGGTACAATCTATACAGCGGGTTGCTACTGAGCAGGCTATTGAAAATTCTGTTTCTGTTTTCAATATTGAGAACGATGAAATGAAGGGTCGTATCATTGGTCGTGAAGGACGTAACATCAGAGCTCTAGAGGCTGCTACAGGAGTTGAAATCATTGTAGATGACACACCTGAGGCAATCATTCTCTCATGTTTTGATTCTGTAAGACGTGAAATTGCCCGTTTGTCATTGCATCAATTAGTTTCTGATGGTCGCATTCACCCGGCACGCATTGAAGAGGTGGTAGCAAAAACCAAACGACAACTTGAAGAAGAAATTATTGAAACCGGTCGTCGCACGTGTGTTGATTTAGGCATTCATGGCTTGCATCCTGAATTAATGCGCATGATTGGTCGCATGAAATATCGCTCATCGTATGGGCAAAATTTATTGCAACACAGCCGCGAGGTTGCCAATTTATGCGCCATCATGGCATCAGAACTTGGACTCAATGCCAAGGTTGCAAAACGTGCCGGTTTATTGCATGATATTGGAAAAGTACCTGATGATGAACCTGAATTGCCACACGCAATTTTAGGTATGAAGCTGGCTGAAAAGTATGGTGAAAAAGCAGATGTGTGCAATGCCATAGGTGCTCACCACGATGAAATTGAAATGACCTCCATGATCTCACCTATTGTACAGGTATGTGATGCCATCTCAGGAGCTCGGCCAGGTGCGCGGCGTGAAATTGCTGAATCATATATTAAGCGGATTAAAGAGCTTGAAACTATTGCTCTCAATTTTGACGGAGTGGTTCAATCTTACGCCATTCAAGCCGGACGCGAGTTACGCGTGATGGTAGAAAGCGAAAAAGTAAATGATCAGCGTGCTGAAGAATTATCCTTCATCATCTCTCAAAAAATCCAAAATGAAATGACCTATCCGGGTCAGGTAAAAGTTACGGTAATCAGAGAGAAGCGAGCGGTTAACTATGCTAAGTAG
- a CDS encoding class I SAM-dependent methyltransferase: MLSRLDKEHINDIIRWDVKNWKNALPFWEAHFSIKPGMHVLVLGDREGGLSLYFALKGCVVTCTELKSPLEEAKIIHQKYGLSEVITYEKADMSQLQYHDAQFDIVAFKSVIGALTESESQTGAINEMKRVLKTGGAILFAENSSGSIMHKILRRKFVKWSKYWKYNSDKDFSTWQKKFSSGSIKKYGFFGLFGRTEKQRNILGVIDAAICRMLPPSWRYICFGFFIK, encoded by the coding sequence ATGCTAAGTAGGTTGGATAAAGAGCATATAAATGATATCATCCGGTGGGATGTAAAAAACTGGAAAAATGCGCTACCTTTTTGGGAAGCGCATTTTTCAATTAAACCCGGAATGCATGTGCTGGTGCTTGGAGACAGAGAAGGAGGTTTGAGTTTGTATTTTGCTTTAAAGGGGTGTGTTGTCACGTGCACCGAATTAAAATCTCCGCTTGAAGAAGCGAAAATAATTCATCAGAAATATGGTTTGTCTGAAGTGATAACCTATGAAAAGGCTGATATGTCACAATTGCAATATCATGATGCACAGTTTGATATTGTTGCATTTAAATCAGTGATTGGTGCATTGACTGAAAGTGAATCTCAGACCGGCGCTATCAATGAAATGAAGAGGGTACTCAAAACCGGGGGAGCAATATTATTTGCAGAGAATTCAAGTGGAAGTATAATGCACAAAATATTGCGCAGAAAATTTGTCAAATGGAGTAAGTATTGGAAGTACAATTCGGATAAAGATTTTTCAACGTGGCAAAAAAAGTTCTCCTCAGGTTCAATAAAAAAATACGGATTCTTTGGATTGTTTGGCAGAACTGAAAAACAAAGAAATATTTTGGGTGTTATTGATGCAGCTATTTGTAGAATGTTGCCTCCCTCATGGCGCTATATATGCTTTGGTTTTTTTATCAAATAG
- a CDS encoding NAD(P)/FAD-dependent oxidoreductase — MKLKIAFVGAGPLSLLKAISIAKQNPKAEIVIYDMAEKPGGSWQTKRSPEGHEIECGCHIWSYVPSVYQFIQTHLGIVLKPMRPSPQFSGKQLRIPYSWHNTLKSYSVFGRYLLKLNWKAIRNLKNDPAINFKIFNKKNHYPEKGSGILVNQLVEKIKDFPAIQIQLNSTIDLINLQTKPSLSINGHLVEFDKIFLTSVSQIKKLTTSTEEYEITASPVKYIHFLISLNQPAKQKISYLRMTNHPVVHRITDISYQTHYKENLLLVGIHENAFNKMHETDIENKIHELLLKLKIITTVR; from the coding sequence ATGAAATTAAAAATTGCCTTTGTTGGCGCCGGCCCCTTATCGTTGCTCAAGGCAATATCTATAGCAAAACAAAATCCAAAAGCTGAAATTGTCATCTATGACATGGCTGAAAAGCCCGGTGGATCATGGCAAACAAAACGCTCTCCTGAAGGACATGAAATTGAATGTGGTTGTCATATCTGGTCCTATGTCCCCTCTGTTTATCAATTCATTCAAACTCATCTTGGGATAGTACTCAAACCCATGCGCCCTTCACCTCAATTTTCTGGCAAACAACTGCGCATTCCATACTCATGGCATAATACCCTCAAATCGTATTCAGTATTTGGTCGATATTTACTTAAATTAAACTGGAAAGCTATACGCAATCTTAAAAATGATCCGGCAATTAACTTCAAAATTTTTAATAAAAAAAACCATTACCCTGAGAAAGGTTCAGGCATTTTAGTTAACCAACTGGTAGAAAAAATAAAAGATTTTCCGGCAATTCAAATTCAATTAAACTCAACTATTGATCTGATAAACTTGCAGACTAAACCATCGCTATCCATCAATGGACATTTGGTTGAATTCGACAAAATTTTTCTCACGTCTGTTTCACAGATAAAAAAATTGACTACATCAACCGAAGAATATGAAATTACTGCAAGCCCCGTGAAATATATACACTTTCTGATCTCACTCAATCAACCGGCAAAACAAAAAATTTCATATCTGCGCATGACCAATCATCCGGTTGTTCACCGCATTACGGATATCTCTTATCAAACACATTACAAAGAAAATCTTTTACTGGTGGGTATTCACGAAAATGCTTTTAACAAAATGCACGAAACAGATATTGAAAATAAAATTCATGAACTTCTTCTCAAATTAAAAATTATCACTACTGTCCGATAA
- a CDS encoding SDR family NAD(P)-dependent oxidoreductase encodes MEKTETILVTGGAGFIGSNLCNHLISEGYRVRCLDNLLTGKRENIKHLLDHPFFSFIEGDIRDFSICKTVMKDVDKVLHQAALGSVPRSIENPIPTNEINCQGFLNVITAAKEEGVKRFIYASSSSVYGDSSASPKSEENLGKPLSPYAVSKLTNELYGRIFHTLYGTETIGLRYFNVFGLNQDPNGQYAAAIPKFIHLLKEGKSPVVFGDGNQTRDFTYVKNVVNANMLALHTENKSCYGKMYNVACGYSQTVNQVIAQIKNVLTSCGYDFSAVQTEYRDERKGDILNSLASIDSIRHDLNYKPIYTFDQGIAEYIRQTC; translated from the coding sequence GTGGAAAAAACAGAAACAATTTTAGTTACAGGAGGTGCCGGGTTCATTGGCTCAAATTTGTGTAATCATTTGATTTCTGAAGGATATAGGGTGCGCTGCTTAGATAACCTTCTTACTGGAAAGCGTGAAAATATAAAACATTTACTGGATCATCCGTTTTTTTCTTTTATAGAGGGAGATATAAGAGATTTCTCAATTTGTAAGACGGTGATGAAGGACGTGGATAAAGTATTACACCAAGCTGCCTTAGGGTCTGTACCTCGTTCAATTGAAAACCCAATACCTACTAATGAAATTAACTGTCAGGGTTTTTTAAATGTGATTACTGCTGCAAAAGAAGAAGGGGTTAAAAGGTTCATTTATGCATCGAGCTCATCCGTGTATGGTGATTCATCAGCAAGCCCAAAATCAGAAGAAAATCTTGGAAAGCCTTTGTCGCCCTATGCGGTTTCAAAGCTTACTAATGAACTTTATGGTAGAATTTTTCATACTCTATATGGGACTGAAACTATTGGGTTAAGATATTTCAATGTATTCGGTTTAAATCAAGATCCAAATGGGCAGTATGCTGCTGCTATTCCAAAATTTATTCATCTGTTGAAAGAGGGAAAATCTCCGGTGGTATTTGGAGACGGAAACCAAACCCGTGATTTTACCTACGTGAAAAATGTGGTGAATGCCAATATGCTGGCTTTACATACTGAGAATAAATCATGCTATGGTAAAATGTATAACGTTGCTTGCGGATATTCTCAAACGGTGAATCAGGTGATTGCACAGATTAAAAATGTGCTCACATCCTGCGGCTATGATTTTTCTGCAGTTCAAACAGAGTATCGTGATGAGCGCAAAGGGGATATACTAAACTCACTTGCATCCATTGATTCTATTCGTCATGATTTGAATTATAAGCCAATCTATACCTTTGATCAGGGAATTGCCGAGTACATCCGGCAAACGTGTTGA
- a CDS encoding oligosaccharide flippase family protein, translating to MAQNKSFSKNFLILFSGNGIGQLLPILFAPIIGRLFTEEDQAIQANFLAIVGLISIISGGRYEKAFVLPAEKSKAMNLFGLASRITIVLSVLSLGFYFFRDQIDTLYENGKMADYMIFVFVAVPIYGFTNILNDWLVRAGLYKSITTSGIARSAFVSLFSVLFGYLSFGASGLIFGALIGMFVSVVMMFISARDSLEFNLISKSGMRDVASEYRDFPLINSAHAFTDILFGQFILYLVMTREYGLAEFGLFAMMTKYLGASMKSVGNSVGQLYYKEASDLHAAGKIVQPVFFRSVKLVLLFAVPLLILILLAGPVLFEWYLGPRFYESGVIAQIMIFPMFINFVVSPVSGTPLIYRKQGMAFAFSLVAYISGIAVIMWGSLSGLEFYDTLKLYAAVQAVYYIWLFIWYYSLIRSSR from the coding sequence GTGGCACAGAATAAATCTTTTTCAAAAAACTTTCTTATTCTTTTTTCAGGAAATGGAATTGGACAGTTGTTGCCTATTCTTTTTGCTCCAATTATTGGTCGCTTATTCACTGAAGAAGATCAAGCCATTCAAGCCAATTTTCTTGCCATTGTTGGTTTAATTTCTATTATTTCAGGGGGTAGATATGAAAAGGCTTTTGTACTTCCGGCTGAAAAATCTAAAGCCATGAATTTATTTGGTCTGGCTTCCAGAATTACTATCGTATTAAGTGTTTTGTCACTTGGGTTTTATTTTTTCAGAGATCAAATTGACACTTTGTATGAAAATGGTAAAATGGCAGATTACATGATTTTTGTATTTGTTGCCGTGCCAATTTATGGGTTCACAAATATTCTCAATGATTGGTTGGTGAGGGCAGGCCTTTACAAATCAATCACTACAAGTGGTATTGCAAGATCGGCCTTTGTGAGTTTATTCAGCGTGTTATTTGGGTATTTATCATTTGGGGCATCCGGTCTCATTTTTGGGGCACTCATTGGAATGTTTGTCTCTGTTGTCATGATGTTTATTTCAGCGCGAGATAGCCTTGAGTTTAATTTGATTTCCAAATCAGGCATGCGTGATGTTGCAAGTGAATACAGAGATTTTCCATTGATTAATTCAGCTCATGCTTTCACTGATATTTTGTTCGGTCAATTTATTCTCTATTTGGTGATGACTCGTGAGTACGGTCTTGCTGAGTTTGGTTTGTTTGCCATGATGACAAAATATTTGGGGGCAAGCATGAAATCTGTTGGAAATTCAGTGGGTCAATTGTATTATAAAGAAGCAAGCGATTTACATGCCGCCGGAAAAATTGTACAACCTGTTTTTTTCAGATCGGTTAAATTAGTTTTATTGTTTGCCGTTCCTCTTTTAATTCTTATTCTATTGGCAGGCCCTGTATTATTTGAATGGTATCTTGGTCCGCGATTTTATGAATCAGGTGTGATAGCGCAGATTATGATTTTTCCGATGTTCATCAATTTTGTCGTGTCGCCGGTAAGTGGTACCCCTCTCATTTATCGCAAACAAGGAATGGCTTTTGCTTTCAGTCTTGTTGCTTATATTTCAGGTATTGCGGTAATCATGTGGGGAAGTTTATCAGGCTTAGAGTTCTATGATACCCTAAAATTGTACGCTGCAGTTCAAGCAGTATATTACATTTGGTTATTCATCTGGTATTATTCTTTAATCCGTTCGTCACGATGA